A stretch of Imperialibacter roseus DNA encodes these proteins:
- a CDS encoding 4Fe-4S binding protein, producing MALLKTLKSIGNYFHEIYDGVASLMRGMKVTGKYMVSPGEVVTQQYPENRATLKMFDSFKGELVMPHDENNQNKCTACNSCARKCPNGSIEVISARVEGEDGRSKRVLDRYIYHLDMCTFCGLCVQACEEGAIEFSQEFEHAVFNRDNLVKQLNKPGSTAKPSSE from the coding sequence ATGGCACTTCTAAAGACACTCAAATCGATAGGTAACTACTTCCACGAGATTTATGATGGAGTGGCTTCCCTCATGAGGGGGATGAAAGTGACTGGCAAATACATGGTGAGCCCGGGAGAGGTGGTGACGCAGCAATACCCGGAAAACAGGGCTACCCTTAAAATGTTCGATAGCTTCAAAGGGGAGCTGGTGATGCCACACGACGAAAACAACCAAAACAAATGTACTGCGTGCAACAGCTGCGCCCGAAAATGCCCTAATGGATCGATTGAAGTTATTTCAGCCAGGGTAGAAGGGGAAGATGGCAGGTCGAAACGAGTGCTGGATAGGTATATCTACCATCTGGACATGTGTACCTTCTGTGGCTTGTGTGTGCAGGCCTGCGAGGAAGGAGCTATCGAATTTAGTCAAGAGTTCGAACATGCGGTTTTCAATAGAGACAACCTCGTAAAGCAACTAAACAAACCAGGATCAACCGCTAAACCCTCTTCAGAATGA
- the nuoL gene encoding NADH-quinone oxidoreductase subunit L — protein sequence MSYSFTLLILILPLLTFLFLGLAGERLKPMVAGVIGTINLLFITLTSYFTAFQYFTGNDIDKGYHAIQAFNVLWLSFTDQLQIHLGIMLDPLSVMMLVVITTVSLMVHLYSLGYMKGENGFQRYYAFLSLFSFSMLGLVVANNIFQMYIFWELVGVSSYLLIGFYYERPTAVAASKKAFIVTRFADLGFLLGILLLSFYYGTFDFASLTSLDGPVIAQTAGAVFMGLSVTTWAMLLIFVGAAGKSAMFPLHIWLPDAMEGPTPVSALIHAATMVVAGVYLVARLFPIYAFAAPDVLEVIMYVGSFTSLFAAIIACTQLDIKRVLAFSTLSQIGYMMVALGVSGYGGEAGLGYMASLFHLFTHAFFKALLFLGAGSVIHAVHSNLMNDMGGLRKYMPITHITFLIACITIAGLPPFSGFFSKDEILVAAFEANTLVFVVQWLVAGITAFYMFRLYFNIFWNSQPDYHHAPHESPWTMTVPLMFLATASVFAGYVPFHALVTSDGLPFHTEFHLLVAMPSIVIALLGIGAAAFLYHKKNARPENMAVRLKGIYRAAYHKFYVDEAYQFITHKVIFALISAPVAWFDRHVIDAGMNLIGNTTVSLSVAIKKLQSGQMQLYIWFFATGALVLTFIMLYLK from the coding sequence ATGAGCTACTCATTTACGCTACTCATTCTGATCCTTCCGCTGCTTACATTCCTGTTTCTGGGCTTAGCAGGGGAGCGTTTAAAGCCTATGGTGGCTGGAGTAATAGGAACCATCAACCTGCTGTTCATTACCTTAACATCCTATTTCACAGCCTTTCAATATTTCACTGGTAACGATATAGATAAAGGCTATCATGCGATTCAGGCTTTTAATGTGCTGTGGCTTTCTTTTACCGATCAGCTGCAGATCCACCTTGGCATCATGCTCGATCCGCTGTCGGTAATGATGCTGGTGGTGATCACCACCGTATCTCTCATGGTGCACCTGTATAGCCTGGGCTATATGAAGGGCGAAAATGGTTTTCAGCGCTACTATGCGTTTCTGTCACTCTTTAGCTTTTCAATGCTGGGCCTGGTGGTAGCTAACAATATTTTCCAGATGTATATCTTCTGGGAGTTGGTTGGCGTGTCGTCTTACCTTTTGATAGGCTTCTATTACGAACGACCTACCGCCGTTGCTGCTTCTAAGAAGGCTTTTATTGTCACCAGATTTGCCGATTTAGGCTTTCTACTAGGGATTTTACTGCTTTCGTTCTACTACGGTACTTTCGATTTTGCGTCACTCACCAGCCTTGATGGTCCGGTGATCGCTCAAACCGCCGGAGCAGTATTCATGGGCCTGTCTGTCACCACCTGGGCAATGCTCCTGATTTTTGTCGGTGCGGCCGGTAAGTCAGCCATGTTTCCGCTACATATTTGGCTGCCCGACGCCATGGAAGGCCCGACGCCTGTGTCAGCGCTGATACACGCTGCCACCATGGTAGTGGCAGGTGTTTACCTGGTCGCAAGGCTTTTTCCCATATATGCCTTTGCGGCGCCGGATGTGCTGGAGGTGATCATGTATGTGGGAAGTTTCACCTCACTTTTTGCTGCCATTATTGCCTGTACACAACTGGATATCAAAAGGGTATTGGCTTTTTCGACACTCTCTCAGATTGGCTATATGATGGTTGCGCTGGGCGTTTCAGGATATGGGGGAGAGGCCGGACTAGGCTATATGGCTTCCCTGTTCCATCTATTTACCCATGCGTTTTTTAAAGCACTGTTGTTCCTTGGTGCCGGCTCTGTGATTCACGCTGTTCACAGCAACCTGATGAACGACATGGGAGGGCTAAGAAAGTACATGCCTATCACTCATATTACTTTTCTGATAGCTTGCATCACTATCGCAGGACTTCCCCCTTTTTCTGGTTTTTTTAGCAAAGATGAAATACTGGTGGCCGCTTTTGAAGCCAATACGCTGGTGTTTGTTGTGCAATGGTTGGTGGCGGGCATTACCGCCTTTTATATGTTCAGGCTCTATTTCAATATTTTCTGGAACAGCCAGCCTGATTATCACCACGCTCCGCATGAGTCACCCTGGACGATGACCGTACCTTTGATGTTTCTGGCCACTGCTTCCGTTTTTGCCGGATATGTGCCGTTTCATGCCCTGGTGACCAGTGATGGCCTTCCATTTCATACTGAATTTCATTTGTTGGTGGCCATGCCTTCGATCGTCATTGCGCTATTGGGCATTGGGGCAGCAGCCTTTTTGTACCATAAAAAGAACGCAAGGCCAGAGAATATGGCAGTTAGGCTGAAGGGGATTTACAGGGCAGCCTATCACAAATTCTATGTAGACGAAGCATATCAGTTCATCACGCACAAAGTGATTTTCGCCCTTATTTCGGCTCCGGTAGCCTGGTTCGACCGGCATGTGATAGACGCTGGCATGAACCTCATTGGGAATACTACCGTGTCGCTTTCGGTGGCCATTAAGAAATTGCAATCGGGGCAAATGCAGCTGTATATCTGGTTTTTCGCCACCGGCGCCTTAGTTCTGACTTTCATTATGCTCTACTTAAAATAA
- a CDS encoding complex I subunit 4 family protein — protein MNLLLFLIIIPFVTMAGIVLVKELKHVRLISAIGMSAQLVFSFVLLYLFYQQRSAGNADQMLFMSTTVWYEAFNIQLKFGVDGISVAMILLTSIITFAGVFVSWQVEYLRKEFFISLILLASGVFGFFISLDLFTMFLFYELAVIPMYLLIGIWGTGPKEYSAMKLTLMLMGGSAVLMVGLLGIYFNSAPEGGKLTFDLMEIAKNGIPVSAQLFFFPFVFIGFGVLGALFPFHTWSPDGHASAPTAVSMLHAGVLMKLGGYGCFRVAMYLMPDGSHAWAWVFIILTSVSVVYGAFGAILQKDLKYINAYSSVSHCGLVLFALLMMNETATTGAFLQMISHGLMTALFFALIGMIYGRTHTRMINEMGGLMKVMPFLSVMYVMAGLASLGLPGLSGFVAEMTVFVGAFQHADVFHRVATFLVTSSIVITAVYILRVIGTLLLGPVKNDHFLELKDAKWFEKVGGVTLLVSIVVIGVAPLWLSNLLKETLSSLFLTFSY, from the coding sequence ATGAACCTACTGTTATTTTTGATCATCATTCCTTTTGTCACCATGGCGGGTATTGTGCTGGTGAAGGAATTGAAGCACGTACGCCTGATTTCGGCCATTGGGATGAGCGCACAACTGGTCTTTTCCTTTGTGCTGCTCTATTTGTTTTATCAGCAGCGAAGCGCAGGGAATGCTGATCAGATGCTTTTTATGTCAACTACCGTTTGGTACGAGGCATTCAACATCCAACTGAAGTTTGGAGTGGATGGTATATCGGTAGCGATGATATTGCTGACCTCCATCATCACTTTTGCAGGTGTGTTTGTCTCGTGGCAGGTAGAGTATCTCAGAAAGGAGTTCTTTATTTCGTTGATACTGCTCGCTTCCGGAGTATTTGGGTTCTTTATCTCCCTGGATCTCTTCACGATGTTCCTTTTCTATGAATTGGCAGTTATTCCTATGTACCTGCTGATTGGTATTTGGGGTACTGGCCCAAAGGAATATTCTGCTATGAAACTTACCCTGATGCTGATGGGTGGATCGGCCGTGTTGATGGTAGGGCTGCTGGGCATCTATTTCAACTCGGCACCAGAAGGAGGGAAGCTTACTTTTGACCTGATGGAAATTGCGAAAAATGGCATCCCTGTTTCAGCACAACTCTTTTTCTTTCCATTTGTGTTTATTGGCTTTGGCGTATTGGGAGCTCTTTTCCCCTTCCATACCTGGTCGCCTGATGGCCACGCCTCGGCGCCTACAGCGGTTTCGATGCTGCACGCCGGTGTACTCATGAAGCTTGGCGGCTATGGTTGTTTTAGAGTGGCCATGTACCTGATGCCTGATGGGTCGCATGCCTGGGCCTGGGTTTTTATCATCCTCACATCCGTCAGTGTGGTGTACGGCGCTTTTGGAGCCATTCTACAAAAGGATTTGAAGTATATCAACGCCTATTCCTCCGTAAGTCACTGTGGCCTTGTGCTCTTTGCTTTGCTCATGATGAACGAAACAGCCACCACTGGAGCCTTTTTGCAGATGATCTCACACGGCCTGATGACGGCGCTCTTCTTTGCCCTGATAGGGATGATTTATGGACGTACGCACACCAGAATGATCAATGAAATGGGCGGACTGATGAAGGTCATGCCATTCCTGTCAGTTATGTACGTAATGGCCGGTCTGGCGTCTTTGGGCTTGCCTGGCCTCAGTGGGTTCGTTGCTGAAATGACCGTCTTCGTTGGTGCCTTCCAGCACGCCGACGTTTTTCACAGGGTAGCCACATTTTTGGTGACTTCCTCCATCGTAATCACAGCCGTTTATATCCTTCGGGTAATAGGCACGCTACTGTTGGGGCCTGTGAAAAACGATCACTTTCTGGAACTGAAGGACGCCAAGTGGTTTGAGAAAGTAGGTGGGGTCACCTTGCTGGTGTCAATTGTTGTCATAGGAGTTGCGCCACTTTGGCTCTCCAACCTTCTGAAGGAG
- the nuoK gene encoding NADH-quinone oxidoreductase subunit NuoK: MNLQSEIPLQYMLVLSTLVFFIGLAGVIMRRNLITMLMGVELMLNAVNINFVAFNHYLYPNRLEGHFFSLIVMAIAAAEAAVAIALIINIYRKFATVNVDDVDELKY; encoded by the coding sequence ATGAACTTACAATCGGAAATACCATTGCAGTATATGCTTGTACTGAGCACGCTGGTCTTTTTTATAGGATTGGCAGGAGTGATCATGCGCAGAAACCTTATCACCATGCTGATGGGGGTAGAACTGATGCTGAATGCTGTCAATATCAATTTTGTGGCATTCAACCACTACTTATATCCTAACAGGCTGGAAGGGCACTTCTTTTCCCTGATAGTCATGGCTATAGCAGCCGCTGAAGCAGCAGTAGCCATTGCCCTGATTATCAACATCTACCGGAAATTTGCCACGGTCAATGTAGACGATGTCGACGAACTGAAATATTAA
- a CDS encoding NADH-quinone oxidoreductase subunit J family protein has product MTGPKIIFFILAASIVVFSLASIFDRRILRAAIYLLFVLVAIAGLFYMMNFQFLAAVQLILYAGGIVVLIIFSILLTSQIDSKLQAPKWSHLLAGSVTAIGGIALSLVTFLQFAFIPSNATPLVPDMRVIGLQLLDTGEHGYALPFEVISILLLAALVGTIYIARKSRS; this is encoded by the coding sequence ATGACCGGCCCTAAAATCATCTTCTTTATACTGGCTGCTTCCATCGTGGTGTTTTCTCTCGCATCCATTTTCGACAGAAGAATACTTCGTGCAGCTATTTATCTGCTTTTTGTGTTAGTGGCTATTGCAGGGCTGTTTTATATGATGAATTTCCAATTTCTGGCAGCCGTCCAGCTCATTCTGTATGCAGGCGGAATTGTGGTGCTCATCATCTTCTCCATTCTGCTTACCAGTCAGATCGATAGTAAGCTACAAGCTCCCAAATGGAGTCATTTACTGGCTGGGAGCGTCACGGCCATCGGCGGCATCGCCCTATCCCTGGTTACCTTTCTTCAGTTTGCTTTCATTCCATCCAATGCCACTCCCTTAGTGCCGGATATGAGAGTTATCGGTCTGCAATTGCTGGATACGGGAGAGCATGGCTATGCTTTACCTTTTGAAGTCATTAGTATTTTGTTGCTGGCGGCCTTGGTTGGCACCATTTATATCGCACGAAAATCCAGGTCATGA